In one window of Campylobacter coli DNA:
- a CDS encoding adenylosuccinate lyase, translated as MQIVQTLETINVNTDDINVFQYFKDLITKNFTKVVGRKNKIFSFFEENEIPQRRYFLKVLDQKYRKSSNESIENLKDAHFKTFRLNFEQNNVLKPMLFIKVDFAGDKILMKLSSNEKLFVTYMKNYFKEHCIEYNEMTRILILDYKNESTFEFFEAFADESEHLKYCVNFEVDRQEYKNFRQNIHNKENMKWKFNALAKLFSNYFNTLECTPQNDLSEIRHKYLIMVKLYHPDFYQGKSAIEQAYAREQFEKIQIAYDNLKALYKNNT; from the coding sequence ATGCAGATCGTGCAAACTTTAGAAACTATCAATGTTAATACCGATGATATTAATGTTTTTCAGTATTTTAAAGACTTGATTACCAAAAATTTCACAAAGGTGGTAGGGCGTAAAAATAAGATTTTTTCTTTTTTTGAAGAGAATGAAATTCCACAACGCCGTTATTTTTTAAAAGTTTTAGATCAAAAGTATCGCAAAAGTTCTAACGAAAGCATAGAAAATTTAAAAGATGCGCATTTTAAAACCTTTAGGCTTAATTTTGAACAAAACAATGTGCTTAAACCCATGTTGTTTATCAAGGTTGATTTTGCTGGGGATAAGATTTTAATGAAGCTCAGTTCAAATGAAAAACTTTTTGTTACCTATATGAAAAACTATTTTAAAGAGCATTGTATAGAATACAATGAAATGACTCGTATATTGATCTTAGATTATAAAAATGAAAGCACTTTTGAATTTTTTGAAGCTTTTGCTGATGAGAGTGAGCATTTAAAATATTGTGTTAATTTTGAAGTTGATCGTCAAGAGTATAAAAATTTTCGTCAAAATATTCATAATAAAGAAAATATGAAATGGAAATTTAATGCCCTAGCCAAACTCTTTAGTAATTATTTTAATACCTTAGAATGTACCCCACAAAACGATCTTAGCGAGATTAGACATAAATATTTGATTATGGTAAAGCTTTATCATCCTGATTTTTATCAAGGCAAAAGTGCCATAGAGCAAGCTTATGCAAGAGAACAATTTGAAAAAATACAAATTGCTTATGATAATTTAAAAGCTCTTTATAAAAACAATACCTAA